CTTGTGTTTTCCTGTGCCTTCAAATACTATTTCACCAAAAAATCATGTAGTTTATAATGTTGTACGTAGGATTCAAGAGGACGAGACACTTAATCCTATGTTTTACTTCTTGGGTTTCGAGAAACCCGTGAATCAAAGAGGCACTAGGGTCACGTACTGCTTGAATAAGATGTCATGACTGTGGTTGTGTCAGAGCAACTCTAACCGATAACCTAACACTTTAGAGTAAACTTTCACTTTTACTCCACTGAACTGTACCTAGCCGCCCCCCTAAAACTTTTAGAGAAGTAAAAGTTATCCTCTTCGGCCGCCCCGACTCTTATATTTAATCGGCCGCCCACCCGCTGAGTAAAAAGTGTCCCCCTTCACCTGCGGCCGCACCCACCCAACCTCGTGGGCCTTCATCGGCTAGCACACGCCACTGgcgacacccccccccccacctgcGGCCGCACCCACCCAACCTCGTGGCGCGGCCGCCCACCCGCTGAGTAAAAAGTGTCCCCCTTCACCTACGGCCGCACCCACCCAACCTCGTGGGCCTCCATCGGCTAGCACACGCCACCggcgacacccccccccccccccccacctgtgGCCGCACCCACCCAACCTCGTGGCGCATCCACTTCGGCGCCGCCCTAGTTGCCTCCATCGGCCAGCACACGCCACCGGCAACACCCACCCCCTAGCACCCGCCGCGCTCGTCCCCCACCTCGATTTGATCGATTTCTCGTTACCGACGACTATAGATCGGCAGATCTACGGTTGTTGCCGCCGTCGCCGGATTCGACGCACCTAGTCACCGACGCAATCGCGTTTTGGAGAGATTGGACGGGGATCGAACAGGGCATCCACCTCGAGCGCTACCCGCTGCCTCTCGGTATGTCCTCCTCTCACCGCTTGCATCTCACATGTCGGCCGACCATCGGCACAACAACGTCCGCTCGTCGGCCAGGCTCGGCCCTCGCCCAACAGCTCGTTGGCGAGCCTTTGCCGATAATCAAGTGTGACCACTGCTGGTGGCTAGTGGTGCGCCACGTTTCAAGCATGCCGAAACACCCGGATGGGTTTTCTTCAAGTGCGAAAAGGACGGAGTGAGTGTCATTTCATACGGCTGTTCTTCAAATTCATCGCAATGTGAAACTCATTGTTTGCTTTAACTTGTATATAGGACGGATGCaaattttggtattgggaagaataTATTGATCTATTGATAGCAAGAAATTTGCTTGATGTTGGTGCATTAGTTGCTAGAGATGAAGCTATAGAGGATGCAATGTTCAAGTTTGAAGAGGAAGAGAAGAAAGAACTGTGCAAGCTCGAGAAGCTGATGGGGAAAAGAAACAATGTAGTCAATCAAGAGATGGAGAAAGCATTGATCGGATTAACATGAGCAGTTAAGGAAGTAGTGTTTCTATTAAAATGTGtaatttttctactccctccgttcctaaatatttgtctttctagacatttcaaatggttacaatatacggatgtatgtagacatattttagagtgtagattcactcattttagtttgtatgtagtcatttgttgaaatcgctagaaaaacaaatatttgggaacggaggaagtagtagttttctttgGATTGGTTCTCTTAGTGAAGAATTGGTGGAGTATGTAATCAGATGAGTGGTGAAGTCTAACTCAATGGACCAAAAATAAATGAATTCATGTTTAAAGTTTTTACTCTGGTAAGTATCAGGGATCAGCTAGAAACTACCATTTTTTAGAGGAGCGTAGTCCTCTATAGGATACCGGGCCGTTTACTTCTCCTTTGTTTAGAGGAATCTTGTaagaatttcataggataggatttctatagaaAAAATTCCTTTAgaccctttggtttgtaggaatggaatcctattcctgaggaattcttcctatcctttacatttcataggaaaataaatattagcctagactcaatgaaaaaaaaaatcctatgatgtgaatcaaagggcatctcctttcctattcctactcataggatttgagatacatatcatctcatttcctatgacttctctattcctacgattttcctatcctatgaaccaaaggaggcctaaattAGAGATTAGAGGGGATCGGTTAGAGTTGCTCTTAGCTACTGCATCAATGTTTACATACCACAGACAGCCGTTCGATCGAGGAAGAACTACGAGTATGAGGAGCTGCATGGCATATGTGATGATCATCTTCCTCATCCAAGCACCACAAGGAATATGTATTTTTAGGGAGAAAAAGAACAAAACACGCTTTCAACTTCTGAATCCTGGCCTAAGCGAAGCACATGCCAAACATAACGATGTGAGCTTGAAATCATCAACTGCCAGGTTTCTTCCGTGAAATGCACAGAAAACCAAGTCCCataattttctttctttttctttggatgTGAACCCAACTCTATGAATTAAAGGGCAGATAAAATCGCATTTTCTGGCACAGCCGCAATAGAAACATTCAGAACAGGACTCTGCAGAATTCAGATGGTCCTGAGTTTCTCGTAGGATTCCATTTCTTAATACCATGACCAAAATGAACTCCTGAACGCGGGAAGAATAATCATCTGATATTACCTAATTACGCACTACCTTCCATCAAAATTGCCCAATGAGTTACAAACGAAGAAGAATACCAAGAAACCTAACAAATGTTGAATGGGTTAACCTTTTCAGCAGCTAGCGATCATCAATCATAGCAGTCTTCATCTGTTACATGAAAATAATTATTTTTGTTAGCAAGCTTTACAATGCATACAGCACTGATTCACAAGGAAAAGGAGGTAGCATAGCAGTAATATGAATTGAACATTAAATGGAAACTTACGTGCTTCCTCCTCCTGGTTccagtcatcatcgtcatcatcaaactCGATATTCTGCGGAGTAAGACCATGGGAGTCAAACTATTAGACAATACGCAAGACAAAGAAATGATGCATCACTGGTCTAACCATTTCATATTTGTTGATGTGAAGGAATACACATGCATCACACAATTTTGCCAAAACCATGAACATTTTAACACCCATTTTTCTACATCGAAGAAAAACACAGTGCATAAAGTTCCATGGTACTAACCTGATTATAATCGTCATCTGAACTTTCTTCcgcttctgcttcctcctcttcatcctcctcctcctcatcacccTCCTTTTCGGTCTTCTCCTCTCCATCCTACAGTTACCAAATATCAGTCAACATGGTGCCATAACCTCTCCCTATTTCCGTAATGTCAAACAGAGTGTAAGACTGTAAACCAGTAATGATATATCTTGAATAGAAATATGCCTTCCAGATATACTGCAGCAGCTTAAAAAAAACTAAAAGGTAATGATGGCTTGCCTTCTGCTTCGCTTCAAGTTTCTCGAATATATCAAATGCCTGATTATCTGGCAAACAAAGATGACAAGATCCATGTAAGGGGTCAGAGTATCTGAATATATCTACACTAGAAGTGTTCATTTAAGTTCCATTACTTTGAATATACATACAAATAGGATGGTGCAAACAAAGCAGTTTCCTTAATAAGGATTCAAGAAGATATCATAGGCATAAACAGAAGTTCACGGCAGAAAAGGCAACAAGGGAATTATGTTTTGATTTTGTGAAATATAGCATACCTGCGTCTTTATCCCACCGAAGTTTTTTCTGAACTGGTTGTGCTCGTTTAGAGCCTGAAAGGGAGATAATATTAAGGGTTTATTGTGGTGCAACCacatagcagaaaacaaaaaatggtATGTACTTCAAGACTACCATGTAGCAGTTCTGCAGGAAAATTTGCAGGGATCAGTTTGAGGTATGATGCAAGAGCTTCCCGTTTGCTCTGTGTTTTACGCTTCCTATCAGAATATCTTTCGATCTCTTTGTCGTCATTCTCTGAAAAGAAACCAAGGCAGAAAAAGAAAGTAATCAGACAGAATTCAAGAAAAGAAACAAAGTAGAAATCGCTACTTGTAGAAGATATGAAACCAAACCAGAGTATTCTCACAAGGAAAGATGCTGAACTGTTTCTATGAGCTAGCAAGGAGTCTAATTATATTTATAGCCCCCGAAGATACAGATGCAAGTGGTAATATCAAATTTAAAATGggaaaaacaaacaacaaaattAATTCTAGACCATACAGATGTAGGAAATGTGTCCCGTGCCAACAGTATATCAAGTTGCATACAAAATAACTCTCCATAAATATAAACAATCAGGATTCATGGATCCCTTATTATTGAGCTTCTAGTTAATACGCCAATGGGTTGGAATGTATCACTGGAAATCCAGCCTTTCATAGCTAAAGAAAGTAGGAAAACACAGATTAGAGGGAAAGAAATAGAGGTTACTCGCTTGCTCTGTAACATAAGCAGTCCTGATACGTCAATTCATACGAAAACTGAAAAAACGGCAAGCTTCAATATAACCCTGCTGTATCCAATTATCTGGCCAACTACTCCAAAGAAGCAAAATCCACACTCCCTCTAGCTACATACTAGTGTAGAATCGAGAAGCAAAGCAATACAGCATACTGTGCAGCAAGAGGAAAATGAGCATATCATATCAGTTATGACAAGTTGAGTCGTGGTACTTTTCTTGGGGGCATCCGGCTCCAGGTAGTAGCAAGAATTCCTCATGAAATCATCGAGCTTCAAGGTGGACAGTATCAGAGCCTTCTCCTCGTTGGTCGCCTTGGCGCAGGTCATCTCCGGCAGGGTGATCTCCTGCAAGGGCGAGGCGCCAAGAAAGTGAATCCCGAATCCTACTAATTCAGCCAACCCCGCACGGCGACCGAGTCGAGGTGATGACTACGGAGAAGGGGGAGAGGTGTGGGGAGCGGAGGAGGCTGACTGACCGGGAAGTCCTCATGGGGAGCGTGCTTGGCGGGGTGGTCATAGCTGGCGCCCCCGAAGCCtctgcctcctcttcctccgcggccgcctctccctcctcctctccctccacgGCCGCGGAACGACATCCCGGGGAGCTCGACGCCGCCCCTCCTGGTAGCAGATGGAGGCGCGACGAGGCCCCGAAATTTCGGAGAAAACGGGCTGCGATCGTCGGAGATTGGTTGGGGAGAATCGAGCCGACGTCGTCGTCTTCAGTTCCGGCGCCGCCCGGAGAagggagaggcggctagggcagagGTGCGGCACTGACGCGGCCGCGTGCGGCGGTTGGTTCGATGTGGGAGCGAGCGACGGCGGCGCGCGCCGCccggaaggaagagaggggaggggtAGTGCGCCGCTCGTTGGGCCGGTCTTGATGAGATGGGCTTGGATTCGACGGCAGATGTCTAACGTGTGTGTaatgtgttgttcttgttgttaCTCAAAAAAAAACATGTGTTGTTGTTGGGGGAAAATCCTATtcgccgctcgctgcggcaaaCTGTCGAGCGACCGCACAGGGGGCAGCGCAGCGAGCGacagaaatgggccggcccacacaTAATGCGTCcaaaccggttttgggaaccttccagaaggttccctgaaccggaTTTTTTTCCTGTATCGTTTCTTTCTGGTTCTTTTTTGGCTTTCTAttgttttttatttctctttttttcgtttctgtttctttttcattttttcgttttttgtttcttgtttcactttctttttcaagtttatttttctttttcagaatatGTTTGTAGTTTTACAAAATATTtatgattttattttttatttccttttcttttcttctcttcctttaaaaaaatcaaaaatttaaattttgttcgtgtttccaaaaaatgttcagtttttggaaaaatgttctcaaaattcaaaatttgttctcgtTACACAAAAAAGTACAAAACTTCTGACATTCAGAAAATGTACtgaatttcaattttttgttcacatattcaaaaaatgttcgcgcttccaaatttgttcgggatttttaAATATttctctccgtttcaaaatatgttttcaagattcaaaaaaatgttcatgctttaaaaaattgtacggacttccaaatttgttcggaatttttcaaaatttctctccgtttcaaaatatgttcttaagattcaaaaaatgttcgtgctttaaaaaattgttgcaGAGGCCGGGGCTTGCTCCCCCTTTAAAAAAATATGATCAGGCTTAGGCTTCCTATACCGGAAGTATCATAACTAGTATCATATATGCCAGAGGTAACATAAAATTAAATGAAGAATGATAAATCATGATAcaatatcataataaatgttatgttGTTTAGCACTATCATTAGTGAGGAATGTAAAACCATAATCAATTAATGAAATGCTTTTCCGCCCGCAAAAAAATTGTTTGTCATATGTCATACATGACAATAATTAAGGTCTTGCAATGTACGTATGATACTATACAttacggaggtagtatcatacCATAATATTATATACATGGTACTAACTTACGATATTACTAAACGGACAGTCTTAGCCAATTGAACTTATATACATTTAACTTTTTCGGATTCCCCTAAAAAAATCTTTTTCGAATTAAACAGTCAAAACAAGGTCCGGTCCACAACATTCCAGTTAGTTATTACTAGAGTACTCCcttcgtctcaaaattcttgtcttaaatttatctaaatacggatgtatcaagtcacgttttagtattaaatacatctgtatctagacgaATCTAAGACAAAAAATTTAGGGCGGACGGAGTACAAAATACGAAACTCCACAATCCTCGGCTTCCAACCAAAGGAACCTTCTCATGAACTTCGTTGTGATATCTGTGGTGAGTGGTGACACAAA
The window above is part of the Triticum aestivum cultivar Chinese Spring chromosome 2A, IWGSC CS RefSeq v2.1, whole genome shotgun sequence genome. Proteins encoded here:
- the LOC123185001 gene encoding glutamic acid-rich protein, which codes for MSFRGRGGRGGGRGGRGGRGGRGFGGASYDHPAKHAPHEDFPEITLPEMTCAKATNEEKALILSTLKLDDFMRNSCYYLEPDAPKKKNDDKEIERYSDRKRKTQSKREALASYLKLIPANFPAELLHGSKRAQPVQKKLRWDKDADNQAFDIFEKLEAKQKDGEEKTEKEGDEEEEDEEEEAEAEESSDDDYNQNIEFDDDDDDWNQEEEAHEDCYD